In Chaetodon auriga isolate fChaAug3 chromosome 22, fChaAug3.hap1, whole genome shotgun sequence, the genomic window TCCAGTGGATCAAATAGATTTACCTCCTCTTAAAAAATGTATCTCAAAAGTTGTCTTGTATGTTGGACATAGTAAGTTCTCTAACTATAGAACTCAAATAAATGAACAGTCAATATCTTTGTGTATTGTTAACGATAAAGTGACGCCTTGCATTTGATTTGTGACAGCATGAAACCTGAAAGCAAGCAAATGAGGTTGTGAAATGGTAACCAGTAGCTGTCAAAATGTTTCCAGATCACATCAAGCCACTGTTCGTTGCTTTTGCTGCCTGAATTTGGACAAAACATTTTCCCTGTTATTGAATATGACTGTCCTcttgtgtgtgaaaatggcCACGCTTCCTGAAAGTGCTGCATGTGACAGTCTGTACTGTCAGTCTGTGGGTCACTGCTTAGTGTTGGCACACTTTCTAAAGTGTGTTTTgattcatttacatttagtcTGAAGAAAAAGAGTTAAATAGCGTTAACAAACTAAGACAGGGAGATACATTTCATATCATCTCATGTCAGTGAAGTTGGGTTTGCAGAGACCGTGTGTTACCTTACCCAGTTACCTTCAGGTAAGTTAGCCTGCCTCCAATGCATTGATCACAGTAGCTTGGCAGATTGTTACCAACTCCTTAAACTGAATgctaaatatattaaatatgacATATTAACTAGACAGCTACAGAGTATCTGATTTGACTTACCATCAACATCAAGTTAGCTACTGTCATCAACACAGTTGCATGCATCATGAATGCCAAAATTagtttttattcttatttaattgtaagttaaaaaaacaaaacaaaacaaaactattttGACCGGGTTCCCTTGAAAACACCTGAAGAGTTCCTGTTTTATTAAcctgatttctgtttttctgttgatttttttcaggGCAACACACCTCTCAAGGACCTCCTTGACCATTCCCAGCCTGTCCCAGAGGCCATAGGACATGGGGAACCCTTCCCACTGTCAGAGATTTGGAACGCAACACCACCACCTCATGTCCAGCCGAGGAGCTGCACTTCTCTGCACTGAGTCTTGCCTCTCTCGGCCTGAAAGGAGCCCCATCTCTCTTGCAGGTAAGTGGGCTGACAGCCCGCCACACACTCCTCTCGCTAGGATTACCTAAAACATGACGCTTAGCCTTTCTTGATAGCTGCCATGCAGCCGTCTGCTGTTGTGAATAAAGCAGTGCAAGATGACAGGTAAAGCATTTTTATATCCATTTGCTTTGAGCTGTAACTTTTCCACATTTCTTAACTTGTCTGCCTCTAATTTTAGCCACAGCTCAGCTGAAGTTAGCTCACCCTTAATACATTCACTTCGGCCTACCTTTGTcctcatctgtgtgtgctgatggaAACAGTCCAAACTAGGCTGCATCACTGCTATAATATGTAAGATGGGTTTTTAAATGGAATCATACTGCATCCCTTGAACATGTCATAAGCTTCACATTAGCTGTAGTAGAGATGCATCGCTAGAGTCCTGGACCACTAAGCCCGCTCCATCCATtgcactgccctctgctgcttttataaTCTccaatttattcttttttttgaATCTTGAGGACGCCTGGAGGCCCAGGATGCAGCCAGGTTTTACTGTTTACGCTCGAATGTGACCTTGAGCAAAACAGTGTCTGAGGTCTGTCTTTATGAGACAGACATGGATTGGAACTCACCCTAACCTATTTAGTGTCACTCGCAGCCTGCTGTCATAAATGTCACTTTTAATGGTAGATGGTTGAAAACATTACGGCTGCATTGATTTATCCAGGCATTTTTTCCCTTCCGAAAGAATCAATAGTATTTATATACTATGTAAATTCTACACAGACAGATCTAAATGTTAGAATGAAACTTTAAGCCTCTATAGGGATATAGTGATCTAATAGAAGAGTTAAGAAAATCTCAACTGTAAAGTGAGTTCCCCTTCAATCGTTATACACAATACAGAACCTCAGAGCTGGAATAGATTATATCCAACTTCTCCCACAGCCATGTTCCTTAAAGTTGAATTTTGGCTTAGCACGTCTCTGCAGTTGTGCTTCTTTTAGGGGCTTAGTTACATTTTTGCGTTACTTTTCCTTAACATTAAACTTACAGTATGTCACACTTCAGAAAGAGATAAGAAttccaaaacaaagcaaactaCAGGAATGCACTTTGTTTCATCCCCTTTTCATGTATGCATTTCCATCCGCAAACAATATACAGCTAAttctttcagcattttattGAATCTGACTAAAGCTATAAATAACATGtaattagcctagcttagcataaatactggcAGGAGGAAGCAGCTATGTATAGCTCACATACTGACACATTATAACCCTGTTTAATCcattcacaaacagaaatgtgcaaaacattatTTAGGATTTGAATCACTTAAACATTTGACAGTCAAgggcagccaatcacagcccaCCTTGAAAGAAGGGAACTCAGTAATAGTTGACCACTTTTGACTCACGGTTTGTGCCACATTGTTCGTGCAGAGGTGTTTCTGATGTCAGTACACTGGTCGCAGCATCCTTCCTCTGACTTGTCGCTCATGATCTGGCAAAGGTTCACAATGAAGATTGACATTTACCTCCTGAGAGAGGGCACCCTTGAGCCCACAATATATTAAAAGGACCTGACACCTGGAATCACACACAGTGCAAACTTGGTGACACAAAACTGTCAAATCAGTGGAGGCCATCATTTTTAGTTATTTCCACTGAGGCACTTTGAAAtccatttttctttgtaaaaatTAAAACACGAGGAGGCCCGGAGGCTGGATTAGTGGAGACATTACACAATATGATTTATCACAGATAAATAGTATGGATGGAAAATAAACCTGTTTATATCTGAGAGGTGTTCTCTATTAAATTCCCTCCTCAGTTTGAATGGGGATGATAATGCTTCATATGCTCCCCCCGCAATGCGATGTGATTTGATTCCGCtcacaagaagaaaacaatttGGTGCAATTTGGCGTCGAGTCGGCCGACCAGCTGCTAGTTAGGGTTCACGTGTGTGACACATGGGGAATGGAGAGAGTTGAAAGCCTGCAGGAGGCTGAGCTCAGTGCATTCAGCCTAACGCTGCACTAAAATGGATCATCAGCTGAGGGGCCCATTTCTCAACACATTAGCTCAACACGGTCTCCACACTGAATACCAAATaccagcagctgcactgaagtCTGCTTTCACTTCGCCGGTTTTATATTATATATGATCTAGAGCTGGGTGGGAATATTTGACTTAACTTTTGACCGATTTTTGCTCTTCAGATAtccattttttttggtttcGTTTTTGCGCTAAATGTGACCTATCAGTAAATGATCAGTGAAATGTGTAAATGATAATCTCAGCCTGGGCGCCTGACGTCCCTCTCACTCACAGCAGTGAACGTCACAGTTCAGTTCACCTCGGCTGTTAAATGGAAGACAAAATGCCAAACACCTCAGCTGTGAGGGAACACTTTAAATTAGGCCTGGCCTGAATGCTTAATGCTCTGAAGCTTTAACCATTAGCAATGCAATCGAAATCCAAATCAAGATTCGAATGCTGTGGTTTGgggatttttcttctttttccttttttttttaatattttgaagaggaaggaaatgttGCCTCGGCTGCACCGAGAAAGAGGCAAAACACTGATAAAGAGTGAGAAATGGAGCTCCTCTGTGGCGTTTGATTAgtctcaaaaacacacacttcaacacCAGGCGTACGCTCGTACTGCAAGTACACAGAACAgtagactgaaatatctctacaGCTACTGCTTGAGCTGCCTTTggctttggtgatcccctgacttttcctgtagaGCCACCGTCAGCTCAAAATTTTGTTTAAGTTTTTGTGTCCAATGCTTTGGTTTataccaaatacctgcaaaaccaatgacatccccatcagcctcagctgtactttagtgctgattagcaaatgttagcatgctgacaccCTAAagtaaaatgttgaacatatatatatatatatatatttatatctgcTAAACACTTCCATCTTAGCATTATCATACTGTtatcagcatgttagcctgTTATCATGCTGATGGCATTTAGCTCAAGGTACTGCTTGCAATTCCCAACAACCTCAGACACTCAGCACTCACAGTAGCAGCTGTAGTATTAAGCCATAGATCATGGATGTATTCGGAGTAAGTTACAACCCAGCCCATCTTCTGTATAGGTACACATGTGCTCAAAATatacatgttttattgtcacacacaatgaaaaggaGAAATTTAAAGAACTGTACTGATAGACTACACTGTAGCAGTTAATGTGTCCATTTTGCACCATCTTAGAGCAAAGGGAGCTGGGCTTTTTTAaagtcagactttttttttttttttattatggtGATTCAGTGTGAGGGAATGTTTTAAACAACTTCTGCAGTCAAttgtctgctcctctcttcccttccctctgtttctcaTGCTGTCTTCAGCCACATCACTCGCAGCAGTTGATGGCTGAATGGACCCGACTGCTCAATCACACCGTAAAGTCACTCAATCACGTCTTCTTTTCAAGCTCTGCAGAAGTCAAAACATCTCTATTCTGAACCATTTTACATACTCTGTCACCCAGTGCCCTGCCTACAGTATATCCAGAATCACAGAAACGACTTATTCTCCTGCTTCGTCTCATCTAAACTGCTacaatattaatattaaatggaggcatttattttctgctacagcttctgtgtgtgtgtgtgtgtgtgtgtgtgtaggaaaaAACACTACACTAAACAATATTCATCCAAAACCTTCACCTCTGCCAATAATATTGTTTTCATCTCATGTTGCTGCTACAGTAAGTACATGTATGTACATGAGCAGTGCGGCTACAATGAGCTTGCTAACAATGAGTTAGCAAAGTAACTCTCTGTTACTTCAGAGGTTTGGGAATCTGCTTGCTGTGAGTTTGATAGAGGGTTGATATTACTtcagtggacagactgatggCACGGAGCTGGAGGGGTGGGGACTCTCATTAATGAGAAAAGTAGGTAGGTGGTAGGTAGGTAGACAGGCAGGTGGCATCCAATTTAAGTCAAGCATTTATTGGTTGCTTTCTggatgtaaaaagaaaaaagaagttcAACATAACTAAAAATGCTTCTGAAATATAAAACCGACCCTAGCTTTAAATGTTGTAACTTATTTTGATCATAAACACGGCACTTGCTTGGTGAGCGACATGGTTAGATGCAGTGAATACGGACCACACGGTGCACTGAAAGGATGCattgaaacactgaatgtggGTGTACCGGGGTACTTCTCACAGTTACACCTCTGTTCCCTTAATAGATGGCCACCGATTTTAAAGAGCAGCTAGAGTCATGAGTCTCAGGGCTCTCTGGGCCTCAGGGATGGGGATGGAGTGGGGTGGGTGATAGATCCCTGAACTCCCTGAGGCTTTGTGGAGCCTCAAGTTACTCCATCAGCGTGTGTCCCCCAGGACAGTTGCATCCTTTGGGGCTAAGACATGCTGGATGTATCTGCAACCTTGGACCATCAGGCTTGGGCTGTCAAAGAGGTATGATTTCACAACTAGCTTgatagaaagaggaaaaaaagcttaGCTGAAGTTGTGCATTTTTGTCCCTAGTTTGTATCTTCAAAATGTTACTGTACGTCTGGGAAAGAATCAGAATTTTCCATCTGCAGATGCTTTTTCTTCTCCTAGTTTGCCGTTGATGGGTTGACAGGACCTCATGATAGGGTGCCCTGTCCTCTcaattaaaacaacaaagttATGGCGTGTACGtaaaaaacaaactcaacacAGAGAGATGAACGGAGAGAGAACAAAGCATGAAACATTCCACCTACAGTAGACTTTTTAATAACCTCATTTAAATGCAGGACTGCATCCTGGAGGATTTATGAGTTTGCTCCTGATGCCTCATACCTGCTCAGGAGTCTGTAAAAAGTGGGGCTGTTTACCAATAAACAGGATGTAACTGTGCCTCGTGTTATTTAGGGTCGTGGTAGAGAGACAAGAGGGAAACAGAGCACTAAGTTACAGAGACAaaggacggagagggagagagtggatGGTAAATAAATTGGAAGGTGGCAGGATATTGTTTGTAGAACCCTTGAGACCAGAAGAACTGTGGAGTGATAGACACCTTCACCTTTGTGCTGACACTTGATCCTTATGAGAACTGTAAGCACAAGCATACAAACAGAATTCATTCACAAAGTGATCTGGACCTGTCATGACTCTACTACTAAATCTTGCTGACTCATAACTTTCCCAAGATAGTACAATGTGTTTCTATCTGACCCACAACTTGTCTTGATGCTGCATGCTGCTGAAGTGCTAAGAGAGGTGGTGTagtaggaggagaagaaggtgaaGGACTCCTAACAACCAGCACAAGCCCAAGACAGGCTGTATGGTCTCACACACCCCTGTCGAGCTCCCAAATCATGGGTGTGCACTCTCACTGGTGACATTTAAATGTCAGATGCTTTACATCTATTAATacaagagggaggagaggagatagcaATAGAAGTCCCATCTGAAACTCCATTGCTAAAACGAGCTACTCAGTAGTAAATCCCTGCATTTGTCTCAGTTCCTTCCTGCTTGTGTGTTATGATGTGCACATATCCATGCTGTGCTGAAACGTGAAAACCATAAAATTCTCATTAATGTCGTACAGTTTTGTGATATTACCAATCAAGCTCAGCAACACGTGCACGAATGGAGCCACAAATCAATCCAGCATTCAACAGCAAATGAACTTAATTTCCCTCTTCATCACTGGCACCGTTTCAGTGAATGTGACACCGTAAAAGGAATCAGGCACACACTGGGGTTGCTTTGTCCCTGATTtcttcattgtttgtttttatttagttatttgagTATCATGGATTTGTTTCAGTGCATTACCCCAACCTTCAGCACCTTTATTGCTGGCAGATGTTGCAACAGCTCAGCTATGAAAGATAAGGTCAtcattttatattgttttttcttaaacatgttaaatgtgtaaatatgacCCCTGACAGCCAGATGACGGTTCTGTACATTTGCACTTTGCACTTTTGATGAAAATATACACATACTGTTGATTTACTTAGATTAAAAACTAATGGTTAAAATCGAACAAAGGCCAAagtatcctgacttttagtcctgAGTTTGAATCAGGCCCCAATCTGCTGAACCCATAATGCAATTCAACAGTACCAAATTCCAGGGCTTTTTGATTAAGCTTAAGCTCAACTACTTTCAACTTTGGAAAGCTCTCTTCAAAGCCTCAGAAGATATTACACTTTGTCCACAGGCAGAGTAGGACTCATCATTACAAGTAAACTGGACTTCATGTGTGAATGGCCCCTTTAAAATTTGGAAGCTTTGTAGTGAATGGGAagactttttaaatgaaattaggAAATTACAGCAGATTTTTAAAGTATCCAACCAAATGAAGTCCACAAGAGAGCTTTGAAGCAGCCTCTGGGACTGAAAAATAAcccaaaactgcagttccttgaatgaCCAGGCTGGGTGCAAAAAAGAGACCTCCATATCAAAATGCCCAACTTCACAGCAGGAataaatgtttacatgtttaaagCCTGGTTCAAAAAGTGGTTTGggtctctatagctaatttccTCATTTATGAGAAGTATACAGGGGTTGGAGTTTTATAGAACTTCCATGTTTAAATTATATAAAGGCTTAACGTTATGCAAAACTATGGACATAGCCACTTTGATATTAGATATTGAGCATCACTCTTGCTTGAGCTCCATGTCCACCACTTTAGCATGTGAAGGAAACCAATGCTTGCTTAAATGTagttgctaagctatgattggacagttgtTTAGTGAATGGTTAATTGACCAAACCTTGGTTGATCGAACCTTGTGTGCAACAATTCTTCTggacatttttaacatgtttggAAAGgctttctttgttcttcttttacccacacattcacaaaaaaGTCAGATGAAATTGCTTCCATTAACATTTATTAAAACAGTAGAAAGTATCAGGTGGAGGTTATACATGTTTGAGATTGTTAAAAATGATCAATTGTCCTCAGGGTACGTTTTAGTGCATTAGGTCACTCTTActcttatttttattgttatttatcgTTAAAGGTTCACAGTCCAACAcaaccaaattaaaaaaaaaaaaaaaaatccttatcTAATTTAGAGTATTTTCTTAATCTTTACCATTGTAGCTACTCTGCTGTGATGTACATATCTTTAAAAAGAGATTTATTCataaagatttatttttacactCTGATTGAGTCATGCGATTCATCTAAAAATCAAATttcaatcaatatttttttcttgaagCCTTCATTATCACTGTAGGCAAAATAAGTAGTAGCCTCATAACAAGGAGATGAATGAATAGTTGTACCGTAGCTtttacactgacagaaaaatcaaatgcCAGTCATATGTGCACTGTGCACTGAATATCCTGAAGAAAGAATAGAACATTACAGAGATGACAGCCAAAACACCACTCCCCGAAAAAATGGATTCTTccacaacaaacagacagcGGTGCACACTGAGCACCTGCCATGCAGGTAGCATTATTGTGTGCACTTCAAGATCGAACCAGAGGTGGTCACGATCCAAAGATTGCCCAGGTCATAGGACACGTGGCGGGCTGACATACACACTGAGATGACAGACCAGTCTGTGCCTACTCTCCAACTACTTTGGATGCCAATTCTGTTgagaaagaaggcagagaaaTATATTTAACAATCATCTTAACAACTCCATTAGAGGCACTTTGCATAAGGTTCATGAAGGTTTCCCTttgagattatttttttttacagaaaattCTGTTTTGGTCCTGATTTCTTCAGTGCATATAGTCATGTCTATATGTAATGAGTAAGTACAATAATTAGTGGCCACACTTTTAAGCTAATGCCTTATATCACACGCTGAAGCAATAAAGTTGGATGGATGATTACTGTAATTTTAACATCATGTTGACTTATACTTTTCTTGTattgcacatgcatgcaagATTTAATGCCCTTAAAGACATAgtattaaaggaccagtgtgttaCCCATGTTACTGCTTTACCTTTGGTAGACCTTGCTGTCCAGTCCCACTCCAAAAACAGTTCCATCAGTCCCCACTTCAATCATGGTCATGTTTATCCCAGGCAGAAGTATCCAGTTACTGGTGGCACAGGTGGTTTCATTCATTCCCTGACATAAGAAGCATACATGGAGTTGTTGTTGATCAGTGAGTGAGTATGGTTCATGTGTCCTAAAAGTAATACCAACACCACCAAGAGCTAAAAGACATGAGATTTCAGAAGCACTGCAGTGTCCAACCTGTGTGAAGTAGACCTGATAACTCGAGTCAACTCCCCAGCATCCGTATGGGCCGCAGCTGTAGTACCGCATGGTCCGTGGTAGGGACTCCCAACTCACGTTGCCCACTCCACTGTGGGCTGAGGCGATGGTACTTGTCAGACAGTAGGTGTTGTCGGAGGAATCAACTCCTACAACCTGACCATTACCTCCAGCATCCACCTGGCGAATAGACTTATCTGAGGACAAATCCAACACAGAGGCATGCATCATTTAATCAGCAAGCAGTAGCTGTTTACTGTGTGGACTGAAAATGGggaaaatgtgtatttcagACAACTTCTACCTAGTAGGAGAACTTAACTGCACTAGGTTTCTCATATTATGCAGTAAATTTAACAAGAACAACATTAATGAAGCTTACCACCGGACTGATGAAAGAGGCCAGCTGACCATTTGAAGACTTGGTCTGTGGTGCTAACTGCCCACAGTCCTGCAGGTCCAACTGAGCAATGCTTGAATCTGTAATAGGTCATATGGTACCAATGTGTTCTCAGCAGGATATACACATAGTTGTACCTGTTTATTGCAACGACCATTCCCTGACCCGCGTCAATCTGTAGGGCATAGCTCAGCCGTGGACCGTCAGTGCAGTTCCAGGCTATTGTCAGGAGAAAATCATTATTTATGTGAGTGGCACACGTATGTATAtccatttaaagaaaaacaatcaaatcTAATTTCACTTGATGCTGCAATTCACCTTGTTATAAAAGTGACCTACCTTGACTGACAGCCAGGGAACACAGCACCAGCAAGACGCCTGCAACAACTTtcatgttgtctctgtgtttgtcagcagtGAACCTCGGGATgtacctctgtgtctgtgtgaagctgctgcCTACATCCCATCAGGTTCGTTTTGCTTTTATACTGTGAGCCATGGGTCTGGACCGTGCCAAGCCAAATCTGGTTCTACAGGTTGTTTGGGGAAGTAGGaaatttttgtttatttactgtaacctttcatttaaaaaatgcactTGTGGTTTGGTGGCTTTTGTCAGGTAGGCCCTCCCATTTTGGACCAGATGAAGGGTGGTGACCTCTGAGATGAAAAGCACAGATGAGATGGGAGGATGTTGTAAATGTTGTTTGGGGCATTAACTTCTGTAGCCATCACACATCAGAACTTGTCAGTGCAGTCAGACTGTCAACTCAAACTTCTGCAAATCATCACAGTTTTAAGATAATCTCACAACGAAAAACATAAGATAATATCTTGTAGATTGTCAATCctgcattttaaaaatacttcattgTGGCTATCACCACTCCCATACTCACGAATATCACGGGGCCACTTAACATTGCCATGAGGCCCATGGACAGAGCTTGACAGAGTTTTTTTTAGTACAGATTTATGCTATATTGTTTGTATTGTATCTATAATGTTCGTATTTTCAAACATTGTGCTTCACTTTTACAGGATCTGAGGATATGAAGAATATAGGATGTGAAGTTAGCAAATGTAATGGTATCTAATACAAATttggctggagctgcttcagACTGAACTTCCAGAGTACAAACAAAGAGCAGTACTGAGCTGCTATCATTACTCTAAATTCTGATTTGCATCTTGGCTCCGAGATCGACATATCCACAAACAGTAGATGTGTCCTGAACAGGTCCTGAACAGGTAGTTTTCTAATGTAACCAGCAATCCTACAAAATCATGTAGAAAGCTAATAACATGGCCAGTGCCTTTGGATGTAATGCTTGGTTAGGACTGTGGGCTGTAAGCcagttagccagacatgctaattATTACAGCTTAAGTTAGAGCACATAAAGACTAAATTTAATCCATTCCTACAAAAGTGAAACCACCCTCCAAACTCTTGAGATAGTGAGTATCGCTCATCTTAGAGCATCACGAACATCACATCAACATTTAGAGAGAACTAAAGCTTGACAGGCCCGCTGTTGCCTGGTTGCAGTTATTTAGCAATGATTGGACAGTTACTGTTTGGAGGAGGGTTTTAGTGAAGGGATAGCCAAAACTGGTTCAACAGGCTGTTTGAGGAAGTAGgaatttttaatttatttattgtaacctttcattttcatttcagaacGTGCACTCATGGTTTTTCATGTTGGTAAGGATATTAACTTATGAAGCCATCACACACCAGAACTTGTTGCTGCAGTCGGACTGTCACCTCAAGCCTCTGCAAATCATCACAGTGTTAAGAAAATCTCACAACTCATAACCTAATTAAGATAATATCTAGTAGATTGTCCTTTTAAATGTATACATCATGTACTGTTGGAAGAATCACTAAATCCTTTGCTAGAGTAAAAGTACatagtaaataaacaaaatgtacttCACATATCACAAGTTTCTGCAGAAACGTTTTAGCTACTTCATATTCTGTTcgatgaattaattaattaatgtcagATTAGTTTAATCCAATGGTTCCTACTAGTGACCCTGTCCAAAGGATCTGAGGAAAACTGCAGGGGGTTGTGTGATGATTATTGGGAGAGGAGagaattgaaagaaaaaatctgcaaaaaaaagttGACTTTAACCTTTGCTTTTAGTAATAACAGGTATAATTTCACGTATTTGGGCCTAAGATGAAACCATTTGAAAAAGGTTGGAGGGGAAATCAGTTGGTGAAACTGCCAAAAACTCAGATATCTGAAATGTGACAAGGTTTCCCTACTAGATGGTAGATGAAGGAGTCAAAAGCCTATTTCTTGGACTGGAGTATTGACTTCCTGGCGTCTTGTCCTCACCATGAGGTTGATTATATAGATCTGGGTAGGGGGATTTTGTgtcctttggacagagctatACTGTTATGTTCCCCCTTTCCGGTCCTCaggctaaactaagctaacaggctactGGCTCCAGCGACAgatttaccatacagacacgACAGGGATATCAGTCTGTActtatggttatggttattaAAAGTGAAATATCTAGTTTTGTTAATCCAAGACTTTATATTCTATAtgaataatcaatcaatcaatctatAACTTTATTTGTCCCCAATGGGGCAATTGGTTATATAACTGTGGGATGCATACATTTagcacacataaaaaaacacagggAACATAAATGCAACCCTAAGAccaaaaaacatgaagacacagtaaaaaaaaccaaaaaaaaaaaccaaaacagtctgataaaaggataaaaaataaaaataatttaaaacatTATGCAAATAACTCCCTTTTCCTCCTTGAGTTTAGCAGGGGCGTGGCAGAGGGTAGAAGGGAGTGTTTGAACCTATTGCTTTCAGCTTGTCAAGTCTGAGCTTGGGAAGCTCCTGCAGGGCCTCCTGAGCAGTGTCACTTATTTAGCTGCAGACATTTACCACCTTGCCGACTACACGTTTGTGTTTGACCTTGGGAGattgaaagaaagagaaagcgaGCACATAAAACATTGTCATCAGGGTCCTGATACCCCTCTGGAGTAGATCCTACTGTTAGGATCTGGACTATTTAGTGGttagttcctgttttattttggtagccatCCCTTATGTGTCTAAGTTTACTTTACTC contains:
- the LOC143315059 gene encoding fish-egg lectin-like, translating into MKVVAGVLLVLCSLAVSQAWNCTDGPRLSYALQIDAGQGMVVAINRYNYVYILLRTHWYHMTYYRFKHCSVGPAGLWAVSTTDQVFKWSAGLFHQSGDKSIRQVDAGGNGQVVGVDSSDNTYCLTSTIASAHSGVGNVSWESLPRTMRYYSCGPYGCWGVDSSYQVYFTQGMNETTCATSNWILLPGINMTMIEVGTDGTVFGVGLDSKVYQRIGIQSSWRVGTDWSVISVCMSARHVSYDLGNLWIVTTSGSILKCTQ